In Deinococcus puniceus, one genomic interval encodes:
- a CDS encoding ABC transporter permease, which yields MTTRPAELPRASSGQPSRWRVISWQIIGLALILSVWWLVTDVLKLYPPYVFPSPGAVWKEIEYGLFGTGPQDGKLLDAIGGSLRRVLTGYAIAVVLGGIVGLLMGAWLPLRATLGAYLTGIQSVPSIAFVPFAILFLGLNERAVLFVVILEGFIPVALAVSGAILNVPPALRVAGRTLGARGLGLTLRVLLPASVPNILTGLRTAWSFSWRALVGGELLIAGVASLGEQLEVGRNTANVGLVLGTIIIIGIIGGLFDTVLRAIEGRVRRDYGLEVQS from the coding sequence ATGACCACGCGCCCCGCAGAACTCCCGCGTGCCTCGTCCGGTCAGCCTTCGCGCTGGCGGGTCATCTCTTGGCAAATTATTGGTCTGGCCCTGATTCTCAGTGTCTGGTGGCTGGTCACCGATGTCCTCAAACTCTATCCGCCCTACGTGTTTCCTAGCCCCGGTGCGGTCTGGAAGGAAATCGAATACGGGCTGTTCGGCACTGGCCCGCAAGACGGCAAACTGCTGGATGCTATCGGCGGCAGCCTCCGCCGGGTGCTGACCGGATACGCCATAGCTGTGGTACTGGGCGGCATCGTGGGCCTGCTGATGGGCGCTTGGCTACCGCTGCGGGCCACGTTGGGCGCGTACCTCACGGGCATCCAGAGCGTGCCCAGCATCGCCTTCGTGCCATTCGCCATCCTGTTTTTGGGCCTCAACGAACGCGCCGTGCTGTTCGTGGTCATTCTGGAAGGCTTCATTCCGGTGGCGCTGGCGGTGTCGGGAGCCATTCTGAACGTCCCCCCTGCCCTGCGCGTGGCGGGCCGCACCCTCGGCGCACGCGGGTTAGGGTTGACCTTGCGGGTGCTGCTGCCTGCGTCGGTGCCCAATATCCTGACCGGACTCCGCACTGCTTGGAGCTTTTCTTGGCGGGCACTGGTGGGGGGCGAACTGCTGATCGCGGGCGTCGCTAGTTTGGGTGAGCAGCTAGAAGTGGGCCGCAACACCGCCAACGTGGGCTTGGTACTCGGTACCATCATCATCATCGGCATTATTGGCGGCCTGTTCGATACCGTGCTGCGGGCCATCGAGGGCCGGGTACGCCGCGATTACGGCTTAGAGGTGCAATCATGA
- a CDS encoding ABC transporter ATP-binding protein — MTATMETPAPPAPRTTNGRGASLTLDGVSYRYSGRGAGAKAGVGPLNLKVDAGEFLCVVGPSGSGKSTLLSLLAGFLKPQQGQILLADTPVVGPHPRLTLVQQEAALFPWRTVAGNIAFGLESQRIPRTERDSRITDSLRQVGLTGYGDRRVHELSGGQRQRVSLARALATQPGLLLLDEPFSALDIQTRTSLADELLGIWWQQKITVVFVTHQLDEALHLGQRVVALKDGAVALDARAKNVSVKQLRETLEV; from the coding sequence ATGACAGCCACGATGGAGACTCCAGCCCCACCCGCCCCCCGCACCACCAATGGACGTGGGGCCAGCCTGACCCTAGACGGCGTGAGCTACCGCTATTCCGGGCGCGGCGCTGGGGCCAAAGCAGGCGTCGGGCCGCTGAACCTGAAGGTAGACGCCGGGGAATTCCTGTGCGTGGTGGGGCCGAGCGGCAGTGGCAAAAGCACGCTGCTGTCGCTGTTGGCCGGATTCCTGAAGCCGCAGCAGGGCCAAATTTTGCTGGCCGACACGCCCGTCGTGGGGCCGCACCCGCGCCTGACCCTCGTGCAGCAGGAAGCCGCTCTGTTTCCGTGGCGCACGGTGGCGGGCAACATCGCTTTTGGCCTAGAAAGCCAGCGCATTCCCCGCACCGAGCGCGACAGCCGAATCACCGACTCGCTCCGGCAAGTGGGCCTGACCGGATACGGAGACCGCCGCGTGCATGAACTGTCGGGCGGGCAACGCCAACGCGTGAGCCTTGCCCGCGCACTGGCGACTCAGCCGGGGCTGCTGCTGCTGGACGAACCGTTCAGCGCCCTCGACATCCAGACCCGCACCTCGCTGGCCGATGAACTGCTGGGCATCTGGTGGCAGCAAAAAATCACAGTGGTCTTCGTGACGCACCAACTGGATGAAGCCCTGCATCTGGGACAGCGCGTGGTGGCCCTCAAAGACGGCGCAGTGGCCCTCGACGCCCGCGCCAAAAACGTGAGTGTGAAGCAATTGCGGGAAACGTTGGAAGTTTAG
- a CDS encoding MATE family efflux transporter, giving the protein MTVTSPPSSESIQNSLPPPTPAISPAREMASIAVPVSLEMVLQLVLTFVNQVIVGTLGAVAVAAVGLTGSVSFMFFVTLGALGSGTSILVARRAGAGDQAGVNGTLTVALGVSLVVAGLLTIPIVLGAEPLLRLAGGAEDVTAIAIPYMQVVMLALVPGVMGWILSGALRSLGHARTPMVATMITVVIESIIAYGLVFGVGPLPELGVVGAAWAIVIAQTLKLALLAYQVYGPRHLAAFAVPDRAAWRGIATPLVTVAAPLAFTEFAWSLGGFMYAAVFARVGTVALAASQIVLTLEGIFIVGSFGLMSAATVLIGRSLGAGDAPGAVTWLHRITRAGLLTGLGFGVLFALSALLLPLVFPAVGQEVRNIAFFGILINAATQVFKVRNMIVGGGVLPSAGDGKGVIIGDVIGAFVVGLPLAIWLGLYTPLGVWGVFLARGLEEVVKVIIFELRSRRINWLRLAQEQRGKEVVSGH; this is encoded by the coding sequence ATGACGGTAACTTCTCCCCCTTCTTCTGAATCGATTCAAAATTCGCTGCCGCCGCCTACCCCGGCTATTTCTCCTGCCCGTGAAATGGCGAGTATTGCCGTGCCCGTTAGCCTTGAAATGGTGTTGCAACTGGTCTTGACTTTCGTCAATCAGGTCATCGTGGGCACATTGGGCGCGGTGGCAGTGGCGGCAGTCGGCCTCACGGGAAGCGTCAGTTTCATGTTCTTCGTCACGCTCGGCGCACTCGGTTCGGGTACCAGCATTCTGGTGGCGCGGCGGGCCGGGGCAGGCGATCAGGCGGGTGTGAACGGCACGCTCACCGTCGCGTTGGGCGTCAGTCTGGTGGTGGCGGGGCTGCTGACCATTCCTATCGTGCTGGGCGCAGAACCGCTGCTGCGCTTGGCGGGCGGCGCGGAAGATGTCACGGCCATTGCCATTCCGTACATGCAGGTGGTCATGCTGGCGCTGGTGCCGGGAGTCATGGGCTGGATTCTGAGTGGAGCGCTGCGCTCGTTGGGGCACGCCCGCACGCCTATGGTCGCCACCATGATCACGGTGGTCATCGAAAGCATCATCGCGTATGGCCTCGTGTTCGGCGTCGGCCCGCTGCCTGAACTTGGCGTCGTGGGGGCGGCGTGGGCTATCGTGATCGCGCAGACGCTGAAGCTGGCGCTGCTGGCCTATCAGGTGTACGGGCCGCGCCACTTGGCCGCGTTTGCTGTGCCAGATCGGGCCGCTTGGCGCGGTATTGCTACTCCGTTGGTCACGGTGGCCGCGCCGCTCGCCTTCACCGAATTCGCATGGAGCCTCGGCGGATTCATGTACGCTGCCGTCTTTGCCCGCGTGGGCACGGTGGCACTGGCCGCCAGCCAGATCGTGCTGACCTTGGAGGGCATCTTTATCGTAGGCAGCTTTGGTCTGATGAGCGCCGCCACCGTCCTGATTGGCCGCTCGCTGGGAGCCGGAGACGCGCCCGGAGCCGTGACTTGGCTGCACCGGATCACCCGCGCGGGTCTGCTCACGGGCCTCGGCTTCGGCGTGCTGTTCGCGCTCAGTGCCCTGTTGTTGCCGCTGGTGTTTCCGGCAGTCGGGCAGGAGGTTCGCAATATCGCCTTCTTCGGCATCCTGATCAACGCGGCCACACAGGTCTTCAAGGTTCGCAACATGATCGTGGGCGGCGGCGTGCTGCCCAGCGCAGGCGACGGCAAAGGCGTGATTATCGGTGACGTGATCGGCGCGTTCGTGGTGGGCCTGCCGCTGGCGATTTGGCTGGGTCTCTACACCCCGCTAGGCGTGTGGGGCGTATTTTTGGCGCGTGGCCTAGAAGAAGTCGTGAAGGTCATCATCTTCGAACTCCGCAGCCGCCGTATCAACTGGCTCAGGCTGGCGCAGGAGCAGCGGGGGAAAGAGGTGGTGAGCGGGCACTGA
- a CDS encoding aminotransferase class III-fold pyridoxal phosphate-dependent enzyme yields the protein MTVQDPIQTETNAAPSNWLSAENRHDSGVYNKHQVVMVRGKGSNVWDESGREYIDCVGGYGVATIGHSHPDVVQAIRDQADTLLVMPQSLPNDKRAEFLTELVSVLPEGLDRVFLCNSGTEAMEAAKKFAITATGRQHFVSMKRGFSGRSLGALALTWEPKYREPFGDAVDNKNVSFVTYGNIEELRAAITEDTAAVILEPVQGEGGVRPANADFIRAARQITREKGALLIMDEIQTGFCRTGKMFAVEHFCAESCQDADGIRCGCNVAADCLVKPDGMTLAKAMAGGVPIGAFVMTGDVADKMPKGGHGTTFGGNPLSMAAGVAAIRAMKNEGMAEQARVKGDYFMEKLRAIKSTKIREVRGLGLMIGVELKEKSAPYIDALEHQEGVLALQATPLVVRFLPPVVITTEQIDSVVAAFERVLNSVNPRAERVAQLAEQAGEKQSE from the coding sequence ATGACCGTACAAGACCCTATTCAGACCGAAACCAATGCCGCCCCTTCCAACTGGCTCAGCGCCGAAAATCGGCACGACAGCGGTGTGTACAACAAGCACCAAGTCGTGATGGTGCGGGGCAAAGGTTCAAACGTCTGGGACGAGAGTGGCCGCGAATACATCGATTGCGTGGGCGGCTACGGCGTCGCCACTATCGGCCACAGCCACCCCGACGTGGTGCAGGCTATCCGCGATCAGGCCGATACGCTGCTGGTGATGCCCCAAAGCCTGCCCAACGACAAGCGGGCCGAATTCCTGACCGAACTCGTGAGCGTGCTGCCCGAAGGCTTAGACCGTGTGTTCCTGTGCAACAGCGGCACCGAGGCGATGGAAGCGGCCAAGAAATTCGCCATTACCGCCACGGGCCGCCAGCACTTCGTCAGCATGAAGCGCGGCTTCAGCGGGCGCTCGCTGGGAGCCTTGGCCCTGACGTGGGAACCCAAGTACCGTGAGCCGTTTGGTGACGCTGTAGACAACAAAAACGTGTCGTTCGTGACCTACGGCAATATCGAAGAACTGCGTGCAGCGATTACCGAGGACACTGCCGCCGTGATTCTGGAACCCGTGCAAGGAGAAGGTGGCGTGCGCCCCGCCAACGCCGACTTTATCCGTGCTGCACGCCAGATCACCCGTGAGAAGGGTGCGCTGCTGATCATGGACGAAATTCAGACCGGATTTTGCCGCACCGGAAAAATGTTTGCCGTAGAACACTTCTGCGCCGAAAGCTGCCAAGACGCCGACGGTATTCGCTGCGGCTGCAACGTGGCCGCCGACTGCTTGGTCAAGCCCGACGGAATGACGCTGGCAAAAGCAATGGCGGGCGGCGTCCCCATCGGCGCATTCGTCATGACCGGCGACGTGGCCGACAAGATGCCCAAGGGCGGACACGGCACCACGTTTGGCGGCAACCCCCTGAGCATGGCCGCTGGTGTGGCCGCCATCCGCGCCATGAAAAACGAAGGCATGGCCGAGCAAGCTCGCGTGAAGGGCGACTACTTTATGGAGAAACTGCGGGCCATCAAGTCCACCAAAATCCGTGAAGTGCGTGGCCTTGGCCTGATGATCGGCGTGGAACTGAAAGAGAAGAGTGCGCCCTACATCGACGCGTTGGAGCATCAGGAAGGCGTGCTGGCCCTGCAAGCCACGCCGCTCGTCGTGCGGTTCCTGCCCCCAGTGGTCATTACCACCGAGCAAATTGATAGCGTTGTTGCCGCCTTTGAGCGTGTACTGAACAGCGTGAACCCCCGTGCAGAGCGTGTGGCACAGTTGGCGGAACAGGCTGGGGAAAAGCAGAGCGAGTAA
- a CDS encoding pyridoxamine 5'-phosphate oxidase family protein, whose product MTSSYYDPRTRDPSISRRPNNRRDDEWITALLARVRVGRISSVWVGDDGEAFPFITPLAFAYRPATHDIVYHTNIAGRLRANTEQSTPAPARTTFEASELGALLPSNDPLELSVQYRSVIAFGTARVLTDKAEARAALTVMSERVFPGLVVGRDTRPISAGDLARTCVYALSITHWSGKENWQPTAAQTDEWPDLPSELTRLNPAQD is encoded by the coding sequence ATGACCTCTTCCTACTACGATCCCCGCACCCGTGACCCCAGCATCAGCCGCCGCCCCAACAATCGGCGCGACGATGAGTGGATTACGGCCCTGTTGGCCCGCGTGCGCGTAGGCCGGATTTCCAGCGTCTGGGTGGGCGACGACGGCGAAGCCTTCCCGTTCATCACGCCGCTGGCTTTTGCCTACCGCCCCGCCACACACGACATCGTGTATCACACTAATATCGCGGGGCGGCTGCGGGCCAATACGGAACAGAGTACGCCCGCCCCAGCCCGCACCACCTTCGAGGCGTCCGAATTGGGGGCACTCTTGCCCAGCAACGATCCGCTGGAATTGTCGGTGCAGTACCGCAGCGTCATCGCGTTCGGCACGGCGCGGGTGCTGACAGATAAAGCCGAAGCTCGCGCCGCGCTGACCGTCATGTCCGAGCGGGTGTTTCCGGGCCTCGTCGTCGGACGCGATACCCGGCCTATTTCGGCGGGCGATCTGGCGCGTACCTGTGTGTACGCCCTCAGCATCACGCACTGGAGCGGCAAGGAAAACTGGCAGCCCACCGCCGCCCAGACCGACGAGTGGCCCGATCTGCCTTCCGAGTTGACCCGTCTGAATCCCGCCCAAGACTGA